tcccgcGTGAGAAGCTGATGAGAatggggaagaaaggcaggCGGCAAGGcttgagggaaaaggaagaggaagaagggaagagcttTGCTCGtcgtgctggtgctggtgctgcgCTGGGTCCCTGGCTGCGGTCCCACGCGCGTGCCCCTGTGGCAGGGGTCgtcttgtgttttctgtggctCCTCGCCTGAGGTgcctggagagcaaagcagatgATGTCCCCCGTAAGTGCAGGGTGTTGCGTTTGGGCTGGCGTGAGCCCCTGCGGCCCTAGAGGAGGGGTGTCCAAGAGTCGCCTGGCGGTGGAGctgagccagctgctgcagccgtAGAGCACtgagtgggaggaggaggaggtggaggctgCAGTCGCGCTGAGGTTTTCGGGTCCGTTGCAGCAGCGAGGATCACGTTCTGCTTGTGTGAGAGATGCTGCCACGTGTTTCCCGaaagctgttggagcggggGAAAGGTGCGCGTGTCGGTGTCTGGCTGGGAGCCGTGGTCTTGTCCGTCAGCGTTGTGCTGGTGGGCGCTGTGGTTGGGGTGCTGGCACGTGCACGATGACGTGGCGTAGCTAGGTGCCGCCTCTGGAGGAGGCAGTTGGAGGTCCGTGGCTGGACCTTGTCCCCGTTGCCCTAGAATGGTTGGTGCTGCGAGGTGTTTTCAAGCAGCGCACCGAGAGAGTTGTCGTGGAGAATGCCTGAAGTAGCGGCAAGAGTAGCGGAGCTGAGCCTAACCCGAGCGAGGATGTGTGCCGTGCCTCTCCTCTGTAGAATCATGGAACGGTTTGGGTTGACCTTCAAAGGTGACCTGGGCCAGCCCCCGCAGGGAACGGGCAGGGGCATCTTGGACTAGATGAGgtggctcagagccccgtccaacgtGACCGTGAGtgtttgcagggatggggcatcgaccacctctgtgggcaacATGTTGCAGTGTTTGGCCCCCCTCATGggtaaaaaaagtcttccttgcaTCTAGCCTGAATGGTAGCGCCTTTGAGTTTAAAACCACGACGCCCTGTCCCGTGGCTAGAGGCCCTGTCAGCaagcctgtccccatctttcttctaaGCCCCTGCAAAGTATTGAAAGGcggcaagaaggtctccccggagccttctcttctgcaggctgaacaggcgcaactctctcagccttccctcgtGGGAGGGGTGTTGCAGCCCTGGGGTCGTATTTGTGTCCCTCCTCGGGACGCGCTCCAGCCAACAGGTCCGTGTCGCCCTCGTAGTGAGGGCTCCGGGGCTGGTCAGGGGTGGGTCTAAAGCGGGACGGAAGGTGGAAAATGTTGAGGAGAGCAGGGCCGAGGAGATGATCCTGATGACGACGGCTACACCCTGTCAGAGGTTGTGGGAATAGGTCGAGGAAAgggcctccctggggaggcGGCAAAGAGAAGCGTGGGCACAGGACGCGCGGAGCCCCGTCTGGAGCAGGGCTTGGAGTGGGTGTTGAGTGGAGGtgtcttccccccaccccaatggCTGGTTCCTGTGCTTTGGAGACAAGAGGTAGTGGCAAGCTTTTTGCAACAGGTCTTTATTTTCTGGTGAATAATTAGGTGAATAAATAGACAGCGTagtcccgataaatagagtaagtcctacagttgtcccgataaatagagtaagtcctacagttgtcccgataaatagagtaagtcctacagttgtcccgataaatagagtaagtcctacagttgtcccgataaatagagtaagtcctacagttgtcccgataaatagagtaagtcctacagttgtcccgataaatagagtaagtcctacagttgtcccgataaatagagtaagtcctacagttgtcccgataaatagagtaagtcctacagttgtcccgataaatagagtaagtcctacagttgtcccgataaatagagtaagtcctacagttgtcccgataaatagagtaagtcctacagttgtcccgataaatagagtaagcGGTGTACATAGCGGAGCAGTGAgtggaggctgggggtgcagggcggCTGTTGCCATGGGTCGGGGAGGCGGGAGAGGAGAGTTGGGGAGGGGGCGGTGGTGCAGAAGTGGTGTTGGGGCCGTGGGGGTTGGTGGGGGTGCCTGGGCTAACCGCGCAGGGTGCGGGTTAGGTTTTGGAGGCGTTGGAAGCAGAGGCGAGCTTCGAGGCGGACGTGGTCCCAGGCGCAGGGGCTGTGGTTGTGGGTGCGGAGGAAGTCCTGGATGCGCCCAAAGTATATCTCGATGTCGAGCAGCAGCTTGCGGAGCCCTTGGCCTTGGAGGAGCGTGCCGCTGCCTGTCAGGCATCGCTGTAGCTGCCGGCTGTGGTGCTGGAGGCTGTTGAGGAGGCGGTGGCGTGCCTGGGCGTCCCAGTGTTGGGGGACGGTCGGGCTGCTGAGGGTGTCGAAGAGGCGCTGGAGGAGGCggtgggcggcggcggcggcttgctgtgggtggttggtgtggagGAGGGTGtcggggaaggggaaggggtcGTGCAGGTGGTGGCAGGGCGGTGCGGGGCTGGGAGCCATGGCCTGGAGGAGGTGGGTGCTGTCCCAGGGGAAGGTGGCGTCGCGGGGACGGAGGTGGTGGCAGGCGAGGGCGGTGGCGAGAGCCGTGCGGAGGATCAGGAGCACGGCGGCACCGTGGCGCAGGCGGGGCTGTGGGGTTGCGGGCGCGGCCATGGCGGGGCTGCGGGTGGTGTgtgggtggtgctgggcaggagccCGCTCAGGCTTGGTGGTGGTGCGGGTGGGCGCTGTGCTTGGGGTGCTGCCGGGCGGCGGGCTTTATGTGGTGCCGCGTCCTTCCCTTCCTCGCTTTCTGATCGCAGCGAGTTTCCGGCTGTGGCTTTCAGTTTTggctggtggctgtggtggTGTTGGGGAAGCGCGTTGGTGGGGTGTCCGTGCGTGGGGAGGGCGGCGGTGTGTTGGGGGGAGGTTGGCGGGAGCGGTTGGCTGGGGGATGCGAAAGCGCTGGGGCAGAGCCCttgggggcagctgtgccggGGAGGTGCGTGAGGGTTTCTGTGTTGGTGCTGCAGGGTGAGCTGTGGTGCGTCTTTTGTGGAGCTGAAGTTTCCCTTCCTGCCCAAGCGTGTTTTCCGTCTGTAGTGCCCTGGTGTTGGCTGTGGtctgtttcccttttgcttGTGGCTCGCCTTTGTTTTCATCTCCGctggtcttttctttttgcGTTGGGAAGAAGGGTTGTGAAGCGATGGCActtggcagagcctggggagccgCCTCCCGGAGCGAGGGCCTGGGGGTGGCTCTGGGTGTGGGCACTTGGGCATTGGGTGTGTTGGTGGAcggagctgccccagctcccgcGTGAGAAGCTGATGAGAatggggaagaaaggcaggCGGCAAGGcttgagggaaaaggaagaggaagaagggaagagcttTGCTCGtcgtgctggtgctggtgctggtgctggtgctgcgCTGGGTCCCTGGCTGCGGTCCCACGCGCGTGCCCCTGTGGCAGGGGTCgtcttgtgttttctgtggcttCTCGCCTGAGGTgcctggagagcaaagcagatgATGTCCCCCGTAAGCGCAGGGTGTTGCGTTTGGGCTGGCGTGAGCCCCTGCGGCCCTAGAGGAGGGGTGTCCAAGAGTCGCCTGGCGGTGGAGctgagccagctgctgcagccgtAGAGCACtgagtgggaggaggaggaggtggaggctgCAGTCGTGCTGAGGTTTTCGGGTCCGTTGCAGCAGCGAGGATCACGTTCTGCTTGTGTGAGAGATGCTGCCACGTGTTTCCCGaaagctgttggagcggggGAAAGGTGCGCGTGTCGGTGTCTGGCTGGGAGCCGTGGTCTTGTCCGTCAGCGTTGTGCTGGTGGGCGCTGTGGTTGGGGTGCTGGCACGTGCACGATGACATGGCGTAGCTAGGTGCCGCCTCTGGAGGAGGCAGTTGGAGGTCCGTGGCTGGACCTTGTCCCCGTTGCCCTAGAATGGTTGGTGCTGCGAGGTGTTTTCAAGCAGCGCACCGAGAGAGTTGTCGTGGAGAATGCCTGAAGTAGCGGCAAGAGTAGCGGAGCTGAGCCTAACCCGAGCGAGGATGTGTGCCGTGCCTCTCCTCTGTAGAATCATGGAACGGTTTGGGTTGACCTTCAAAGGTGACCTGGGCCAGCCCCCGCAGGGAACGGGCAGGGGCATCTTGGACTAGATGAGgtggctcagagccccgtccaacgtGACCGTGAGtgtttgcagggatggggcatcgaccacctctgtgggcaacATGTTGCAGTGTTTGGCCCCCCTCATGggtaaaaaaagtcttccttgcaTCTAGCCTGAATGGTAGCGCCTTTGAGTTTAAAACCACGACGCCCTGTCCCGTGGCTAGAGGCCCTGTCAGCaagcctgtccccatctttcttctaaGCCCCTGCAAAGTATTGAAAGGcggcaagaaggtctccccggagccttctcttctgcaggctgaacaggcgcaactctctcagccttccctcgtGGGAGGGGTGTTGCAGCCCTGGGGTCGTATTTGTGTCCCTCCTCGGGACGCGCTCCAGCCAACAGGTCCGTGTCGCCCTCGTAGTGAGGGCTCCGGGGCTGGTCAGGGGTGGGTCTAAAGCGGGACGGAAGGTGGAAAATGTTGAGGAGAGCAGGGCCGAGGAGATGATCCTGATGACGACGGCTACACCCTGTCAGAGGTTGTGGGAATAGGTCGAGGAAAgggcctccctggggaggcGGCAAAGAGAAGCGTGGGCACGGGACGCGCGGAGCCCCGTCTGGAGCAGGGCTTGGAGTGGGTGTTGAGTGGAGGtgtcttccccccaccccaatggCTGGTTCCTGTGCTTTGGAGACAAGAGGTAGTGGCAAGCTTTTTGCAACAGGTCTTTATTTTCTGGTGAATAATTAGGTGAATAAATAGACAGCGTagtcccgataaatagagtaagtcctacagttgtcccgataaatagagtaagtcctacagttgtcccgataaatagagtaagtcctacagttgtcccgataaatagagtaagtcctacagttgtcccgataaatagagtaagtcctacagttgtcccgataaatagagtaagtcctacagttgtcccgataaatagagtaagtcctacagttgtcccgataaatagagtaagtcctacagttgtcccgataaatagagtaagtcctacagttgtcccgataaatagagtaagtcctacagttgtcccgataaatagagtaagcGGTGTACATAGCGGAGCAGTGAgtggaggctgggggtgcagggcggCTGTTGCCATGGGTCGGGGAGGCGGGAGAGGAGAGTTGGGGAGGGGGCGGTGGTGCAGAAGTGGTGTTGGGGCCGTGGGGGTTGGTGGGGGTGCCTGGGCTAACCGCGCAGGGTGCGGGTTAGGTTTTGGAGGCGTTGGAAGCAGAGGCGAGCTTCGAGGCGGACGTGGTCCCAGGCGCAGGGGCTGTGGTTGTGGGTGCGGAGGAAGTCCTGGATGCGCCCAAAGTATATCTCGATGTCGAGCAGCAGCTTGCGGAGCCCTTGGCCTTGGAGGAGCGTGCCGCTGCCTGTCAGGCATCGCTGTAGCTGCCGGCTGTGGTGCTGGAGGCTGTTGAGGAGGCGGTGGCGTGCCTGGGCGTCCCAGTGTTGGGGGACGGTCGGGCTGCTGAGGGTGTCGAAGAGGCGCTGGAGGAGGCggtgggcggcggcggcggcttgctgtgggtggttggtgtggagGAAGGTGtcggggaaggggaaggggtcGTGCAGGTGGTGGCAGGGCAGTGCGGGGCTGGGAGCCATGGCCTGGAGGAGGTGGGTGCTGTCCCAGGGGAAGGTGGCGTCGCGGGGACGGAGGTGGTGGCAGGCGAGGGCGGTGGCGAGAGCCGTGCGGAGGATCAGGAGCACGGCGGCACCGTGGCGCAGGCGGGGCTGTGGGGTTGCGGGCGCGGCCATGGCGGGGCTGCGGGTGGTGCgtgggtggtgctgggcaggagccCGCTCAGGCTTGGTGGTGGTGCGGGTGGGCGCTGTGCTTGGGGTGCTGCCGGGCGGCGGGCTTTATGTGGTGCCGCGTCCTTCCCTTCCTCGCTTTCTGATCGCAGCGAGTTTCCGGCTGTGGCTTTCAGTTTTggctggtggctgtggtggTGTTGGGGAAGCGCGTTGGTGGGGTGTCCGTGCGTGGGGAGGGCGGCGGTGTGTTGGGGGGAGGTTGGCGGGAGCGGTTGGCTGGGGGATGCGAAAGCGCTGGGGCAGAGCCCttgggggcagctgtgccggGGAGGTGCGTGAGGGTTTCCGTGTTGGTGCTGCAGGGTGAGCTGTGGTGCGTCTTTTGTGGAGCTGAAGTTTCCCTTCCTGCCCAAGCGTGTTTTCCGTCTGTAGTGCCCTGGTGTTGGCTGTGGtctgtttcccttttgcttGTGGCTCGCCTTTGTTTTCATCTCCGctggtcttttctttttgcGTTGGGAAGAAGGGTTGTGAAGCGATGGCActtggcagagcctggggagccgCCTCCCGGAGCGAGGGCCTGGGGGTGGCTCTGGGTGTGGGCACTTGGGCATTGGGTGTGTTGGTGGAcggagctgccccagctcccgcGTGAGAAGCTGATGAGAatggggaagaaaggcaggCGGCAAGGcttgagggaaaaggaagaggaagaagggaagagcttTGCTCGtcgtgctggtgctggtgctgcgCTGGGTCCCTGGCTGCGGTCCCACGCGCGTGCCCCTGTGGCAGGGGTCgtcttgtgttttctgtggcttCTCGCCTGAGGTgcctggagagcaaagcagatgATGTCCCCCGTAAGTGCAGGGTGTTGCGTTTGGGCTGGCGTGAGCCCCTGCGGCCCTAGAGGAGGGGTGTCCAAGAGTCGCCTGGCGGTGGAGctgagccagctgctgcagccgtAGAGCACtgagtgggaggaggaggaggtggaggctgCAGTCGTGCTGAGGTTTTCGGGTCCATTGCAGCAGCGAGGATCACGTTCTGCTTGTGTGAGAGATGCTGCCACGTGTTTCCCGaaagctgttggagcggggGAAAGGTGCGCGTGTCGGTGTCTGGCTGGGAGCCGTGGTCTTGTCCGTCAGCGTTGTGCTGGTGGGCGCTGTGGTTGGGGTGCTGGCACGTGCACGATGACATGGCGTAGCTAGGTGCCGCCTCTGGAGGAGGCAGTTGGAGGTCCGTGGCTGGACCTTGTCCCCGTTGCCCTAGAATGGTTGGTGCTGCGAGGTGTTTTCAAGCAGCGCACCGAGAGAGTTGTCGTGGAGAATGCCTGAAGTAGCGGCAAGAGTAGCGGAGCTGAGCCTAACCCGAGCGAGGATGTGTGCCGTGCCTCTCCTCTGTAGAATCATGGAACGGTTTGGGTTGACCTTCAAAGGTGACCTGGGCCAGCCCCCGCAGGGAACGGGCAGGGGCATCTTGGACTAGATGAGgtggctcagagccccgtccaacgtGACCGTGAGtgtttgcagggatggggcatcgaccacctctgtgggcaacATGTTGCAGTGTTTGGCCCCCCTCATGggtaaaaaaagtcttccttgcaTCTAGCCTGAATGGTAGCGCCTTTGAGTTTAAAACCACGACGCCCTGTCCCGTGGCTAGAGGCCCTGTCAGCaagcctgtccccatctttcttctaaGCCCCTGCAAAGTATTGAAAGGcggcaagaaggtctccccggagccttctcttctgcaggctgaacaggcgcaactctctcagccttccctcgtGGGAGGGGTGTTGCAGCCCTGGGGTCGTATTTGTGTCCCTCCTCGGGACGCGCTCCAGCCAACAGGTCCGTGTCGCCCTCGTAGTGAGGGCTCCGGGGCTGGTCAGGGGTGGGTCTAAAGCGGGACGGAAGGTGGAAAATGTTGAGGAGAGCAGGGCCGAGGAGATGATCCTGATGACGACGGCTACACCCTGTCAGAGGTTGTGGGAATAGGTCGAGGAAAgggcctccctggggaggcGGCAAAGAGAAGCGTGGGCACAGGACGCGCGGAGCCCCGTCTGGAGCAGGGCTTGGAGTGGGTGTTGAGTGGAGGtgtcttccccccaccccaatggCTGGTTCCTGTGCTTTGGAGACAAGAGGTAGTGGCAAGCTTTTTGCAACAGGTCTTTATTTTCTGGTGAATAATTAGGTGAATAAATAGACAGCGTagtcccgataaatagagtaagtcctacagttgtcccgataaatagagtaagtcctacagttgtcccgataaatagagtaagtcctacagttgtcccgataaatagagtaagtcctacagttgtcccgataaatagagtaagtcctacagttgtcccgataaatagagtaagtcctacagttgtcccgataaatagagtaagtcctacagttgtcccgataaatagagtaagtcctacagttgtcccgataaatagagtaagtcctacagttgtcccgataaatagagtaagcGGTGTACATAGCGGAGCAGTGAgtggaggctgggggtgcagggcggCTGTTGCCATGGGTCGGGGAGGCGGGAGAGGAGAGTTGGGGAGGGGGCGGTGGTGCAGAAGTGGTGTTGGGGCCGTGGGGGTTGGTGGGGGTGCCTGGGCTAACCGCGCAGGGTGCGGGTTAGGTTTTGGAGGCGTTGGAAGCAGAGGCGAGCTTCGAGGCGGACGTGGTCCCAGGCGCAGGGGCTGTGGTTGTGGGTGCGGAGGAAGTCCTGGATGCGCCCAAAGTATATCTCGATGTCGAGCAGCAGCTTGCGGAGCCCTTGGCCTTGGAGGAGCGTGCCGCTGCCTGTCAGGCATCGCTGTAGCTGCCGGCTGTGGTGCTGGAGGCTGTTGAGGAGGCGGTGGCGTGCCTGGGCGTCCCAGTGTTGGGGGACGGTCGGGCTGCTGAGGGTGTCGAAGAGGCGCTGGAGGAGGCggtgggcggcggcggcggcttgctgtgggtggttggtgtggagGAGGGTGtcggggaaggggaaggggtcGTGCAGGTGGTGGCAGGGCGGTGCGGGGCTGGGAGCCATGGCCTGGAGGAGGTGGGTGCTGTCCCAGGGGAAGGTGGCGTCGCGGGGACGGAGGTGGTGGCAGGCGAGGGCGGTGGCGAGAGCCGTGCGGAGGATCAGGAGCACGGCGGCACCGTGGCGCAGGCGGGGCTGTGG
The DNA window shown above is from Phalacrocorax aristotelis chromosome Z, bGulAri2.1, whole genome shotgun sequence and carries:
- the LOC142050466 gene encoding interferon-like yields the protein MAAPATPQPRLRHGAAVLLILRTALATALACHHLRPRDATFPWDSTHLLQAMAPSPAPPCHHLHDPFPFPDTLLHTNHPQQAAAAAHRLLQRLFDTLSSPTVPQHWDAQARHRLLNSLQHHSRQLQRCLTGSGTLLQGQGLRKLLLDIEIYFGRIQDFLRTHNHSPCAWDHVRLEARLCFQRLQNLTRTLRG
- the LOC142050468 gene encoding interferon-like, which encodes MAAPATPQPRLRHGAAVLLILRTALATALACHHLRPRDATFPWDSTHLLQAMAPSPAPPCHHLHDPFPFPDTLLHTNHPQQAAAAAHRLLQRLFDTLSSPTVPQHWDAQARHRLLNSLQHHSRQLQRCLTGSGTLLQGQGLRKLLLDIEIYFGRIQDFLRTHNHSPCAWDHVRLEARLCFQRLQNLTRTLRG
- the LOC142050467 gene encoding interferon-like; its protein translation is MAAPATPQPRLRHGAAVLLILRTALATALACHHLRPRDATFPWDSTHLLQAMAPSPALPCHHLHDPFPFPDTFLHTNHPQQAAAAAHRLLQRLFDTLSSPTVPQHWDAQARHRLLNSLQHHSRQLQRCLTGSGTLLQGQGLRKLLLDIEIYFGRIQDFLRTHNHSPCAWDHVRLEARLCFQRLQNLTRTLRG